CACATGTACAGAAATGGAGGTGACAGCATGGAAGCAATTTCTTATACCAAAGCTCGCAGCAACTTGGCCAAGGCCATGGAAAAAGTCTGTGAGGACCACTCCCCTATCATTATCACCCGTCGCAATGAAAACTCGGTTGTGATGATATCCCTTGAAGACTACCAGGCCCTTGAAGAAACGGCTTATCTGCTGCGAAGTCCTAAAAACGCCCGGCGACTCCTGGAATCAATTGCTGAACTTGAATCCGGCGGAGGAGTAGAGCGGGAGTTGAGCGAATGAAGCTGGTATTTTCCGAAAATGCCTGGGACGATTACCAATATTGGCTGCGAACCGACAAAAAACTCCTCAAACGCCTCAACTCGCTAATTCGGGATATTCAACGCTCTCCATACGAAGGGATCGGTAAACCCGAACCTCTCAAACACGGTTTATCTGGCTATTGGTCACGTCGCATTACCGACGAGCACCGCATTGTCTATAAAGTCGATGACGATGCAATTTTCATCGCCCAGGCAAGATACCACTACTGATCATCGCGCCACCCTTAACGTAAAGGTCACCGGCGGCGACGGGACGGTCCGGCCTGGTAGAAACCTAAACGGAAACCGCCACTGTCTCACCCGTCCGAGTGAAGCGACTTGTTAAGGGCTACCTCTTGTGGTACAGTAAAACGCACATGTACAGAAATGGAGGTGACAGCATGGAAGCAATTTCTTATACCAAAGCTCGCAGCAACTTGGCCAAGGCCATGGAAAAAGTCTGTGAGGACCACTCCCCTATCATTATCACCCGTCGCAATGAAAACTCGGTTGTGATGATATCCCTTGAAGACTACCAGGCCCTTGAAGAAACGGCTTATCTGCTGCGAAGTCCTAAAAACGCCCGGCGACTCCTGGAATCAATTGCTGAACTTGAATCCGGCGGAGGAGTAGAGCGGGAGTTGAGCGAATGAAGCTGGTATTTTCCGAAAATGCCTGGGACGATTACCAATATTGGCTGCGAACCGACAAAAAACTCCTCAAACGCCTCAACTCGCTAATTCGGGATATTCAACGCTCTCCATACGAAGGGATCGGTAAACCCGAACCTCTCAAACACGGTTTATCTGGCTATTGGTCACGTCGCATTACCGACGAGCACCGCATTGTCTATAAAGTCGATGACGATG
This portion of the Syntrophotalea acetylenica genome encodes:
- a CDS encoding type II toxin-antitoxin system Phd/YefM family antitoxin: MEAISYTKARSNLAKAMEKVCEDHSPIIITRRNENSVVMISLEDYQALEETAYLLRSPKNARRLLESIAELESGGGVERELSE
- a CDS encoding Txe/YoeB family addiction module toxin, with the protein product MKLVFSENAWDDYQYWLRTDKKLLKRLNSLIRDIQRSPYEGIGKPEPLKHGLSGYWSRRITDEHRIVYKVDDDAIFIAQARYHY
- a CDS encoding Txe/YoeB family addiction module toxin, with the protein product MKLVFSENAWDDYQYWLRTDKKLLKRLNSLIRDIQRSPYEGIGKPEPLKHGLSGYWSRRITDEHRIVYKVDDDAIFIAQARYHY